One window of Pocillopora verrucosa isolate sample1 chromosome 9, ASM3666991v2, whole genome shotgun sequence genomic DNA carries:
- the LOC131780529 gene encoding uncharacterized protein isoform X4: protein MLLLLLVRRSRASTMEVNTEVSEEETRFDKLWGSRFEEETRFGVPEAKNGDYKSAISAKGQPRRISGLYSVNRRQRGNSTHFRMEHSALNGSKSKWKMEVKFRPKGNDVAKWQNISVYYPGATTEIDHNFINLTIPWPEEEHEFAVFGTPEKEDKKRMQLGIFGENRAKGKNALFHAVFFDDTLMAFKNVCSKEESDGRHLLTTLGGLFVSISDEDIKIEVSGLESGFEWKGSSVKTIKSKDAWNTPENSTDFPYCVFEIKCVDKMKQSFLCEITATHEKDSTKVVVVTPLEQKNEVPFAG, encoded by the exons ATGTTACTCTTGCTACTCGTGAGACGTTCAAGAGCATCGACCATGGAGGTTAATACTGAAG TTTCAGAAGAAGAAACTCGGTTTG ACAAACTTTGGGGATCTCGGTTTG AAGAAGAAACTCGGTTTG GTGTTCCTGAGGCTAAAAATGGCGATTACAAGTCGGCAATCTCAGCTAAAGGACAGCCAAGGCGAATAAGCG GATTATACAGTGTAAATCGTAGGCAGAGGGGTAATTCAACCCATTTCCGAATGGAGCACAGTGCTCTAAATGGATCTAAAAGCAAGTGGAAAATGGAGGTGAAGTTTAGGCCGAAAGGTAATGATGTTGCCAAATGGCAAAATATATCGGTATATTACCCGGGTGCCACAACAGAAATAGACCATAACTTCATAAATTTAACCATTCCTTGGCCGGAAGAAGAACACGAATTTGCTGTATTCGGAACTCCagagaaagaagacaaaaagcGAATGCAACTGGGAATCTTTGGTGAAAACCGAGCAAAAGGAAAGAACGCCCTGTTTCACGCAGTTTTCTTTGACGACACTTTGATGGCATTTAAG AATGTGTGCAGTAAGGAAGAATCTGACGGTCGCCACTTGTTGACAACCCTAGGGGGACTTTTTGTGTCCATCAGTGATGAAGATATAAAGATTGAGGTCAGCGGTTTGGAATCTGGCTTCGAATGGAAGGGCAGTAGTGTTAAG ACGATTAAGTCAAAAGACGCGTGGAACACTCCTGAGAACTCTACCGATTTCCCCTACTGCGTTTTTGAGATAAAATGCGTGGATAAAATGAAGCAGTCATTCTTGTGTGAAATAACTGCGACCCACGAGAAGGACAGCACTAAAGTTGTGGTTGTTACACCGTTGGAGCAG aaaaatgaagtGCCTTTTGCTGGATAG
- the LOC131780529 gene encoding uncharacterized protein isoform X5, which translates to MLLLLLVRRSRASTMEVNTEVSEEETRFDKLWGSRFEETRFGVPEAKNGDYKSAISAKGQPRRISGLYSVNRRQRGNSTHFRMEHSALNGSKSKWKMEVKFRPKGNDVAKWQNISVYYPGATTEIDHNFINLTIPWPEEEHEFAVFGTPEKEDKKRMQLGIFGENRAKGKNALFHAVFFDDTLMAFKNVCSKEESDGRHLLTTLGGLFVSISDEDIKIEVSGLESGFEWKGSSVKTIKSKDAWNTPENSTDFPYCVFEIKCVDKMKQSFLCEITATHEKDSTKVVVVTPLEQKNEVPFAG; encoded by the exons ATGTTACTCTTGCTACTCGTGAGACGTTCAAGAGCATCGACCATGGAGGTTAATACTGAAG TTTCAGAAGAAGAAACTCGGTTTG ACAAACTTTGGGGATCTCGGTTTG AAGAAACTCGGTTTG GTGTTCCTGAGGCTAAAAATGGCGATTACAAGTCGGCAATCTCAGCTAAAGGACAGCCAAGGCGAATAAGCG GATTATACAGTGTAAATCGTAGGCAGAGGGGTAATTCAACCCATTTCCGAATGGAGCACAGTGCTCTAAATGGATCTAAAAGCAAGTGGAAAATGGAGGTGAAGTTTAGGCCGAAAGGTAATGATGTTGCCAAATGGCAAAATATATCGGTATATTACCCGGGTGCCACAACAGAAATAGACCATAACTTCATAAATTTAACCATTCCTTGGCCGGAAGAAGAACACGAATTTGCTGTATTCGGAACTCCagagaaagaagacaaaaagcGAATGCAACTGGGAATCTTTGGTGAAAACCGAGCAAAAGGAAAGAACGCCCTGTTTCACGCAGTTTTCTTTGACGACACTTTGATGGCATTTAAG AATGTGTGCAGTAAGGAAGAATCTGACGGTCGCCACTTGTTGACAACCCTAGGGGGACTTTTTGTGTCCATCAGTGATGAAGATATAAAGATTGAGGTCAGCGGTTTGGAATCTGGCTTCGAATGGAAGGGCAGTAGTGTTAAG ACGATTAAGTCAAAAGACGCGTGGAACACTCCTGAGAACTCTACCGATTTCCCCTACTGCGTTTTTGAGATAAAATGCGTGGATAAAATGAAGCAGTCATTCTTGTGTGAAATAACTGCGACCCACGAGAAGGACAGCACTAAAGTTGTGGTTGTTACACCGTTGGAGCAG aaaaatgaagtGCCTTTTGCTGGATAG
- the LOC131780529 gene encoding uncharacterized protein isoform X2, whose amino-acid sequence MSEKVSKKNINIWEAKIVILFTFFFEIVIFLTFYGTSLLFIHGAVNGREIVTIIIILKVDHYVFFSSFFLHLVSEEETRFDKLWGSRFEETRFGVPEAKNGDYKSAISAKGQPRRISGLYSVNRRQRGNSTHFRMEHSALNGSKSKWKMEVKFRPKGNDVAKWQNISVYYPGATTEIDHNFINLTIPWPEEEHEFAVFGTPEKEDKKRMQLGIFGENRAKGKNALFHAVFFDDTLMAFKNVCSKEESDGRHLLTTLGGLFVSISDEDIKIEVSGLESGFEWKGSSVKTIKSKDAWNTPENSTDFPYCVFEIKCVDKMKQSFLCEITATHEKDSTKVVVVTPLEQKNEVPFAG is encoded by the exons ATGTccgaaaaagtttcaaaaaagaatattaaCATTTGGGAGGCAAAGATTGTTATCCTTTTCacgtttttctttgaaattgtcaTATTTCTTACGTTTTACGGTACCAGTCTTCTGTTTATTCATGGAGCTGTAAATGGTAGAGAGATTGTcaccattattatcattttaaaagttGATCATTAcgtcttcttttcttctttcttccttcATCTAGTTTCAGAAGAAGAAACTCGGTTTG ACAAACTTTGGGGATCTCGGTTTG AAGAAACTCGGTTTG GTGTTCCTGAGGCTAAAAATGGCGATTACAAGTCGGCAATCTCAGCTAAAGGACAGCCAAGGCGAATAAGCG GATTATACAGTGTAAATCGTAGGCAGAGGGGTAATTCAACCCATTTCCGAATGGAGCACAGTGCTCTAAATGGATCTAAAAGCAAGTGGAAAATGGAGGTGAAGTTTAGGCCGAAAGGTAATGATGTTGCCAAATGGCAAAATATATCGGTATATTACCCGGGTGCCACAACAGAAATAGACCATAACTTCATAAATTTAACCATTCCTTGGCCGGAAGAAGAACACGAATTTGCTGTATTCGGAACTCCagagaaagaagacaaaaagcGAATGCAACTGGGAATCTTTGGTGAAAACCGAGCAAAAGGAAAGAACGCCCTGTTTCACGCAGTTTTCTTTGACGACACTTTGATGGCATTTAAG AATGTGTGCAGTAAGGAAGAATCTGACGGTCGCCACTTGTTGACAACCCTAGGGGGACTTTTTGTGTCCATCAGTGATGAAGATATAAAGATTGAGGTCAGCGGTTTGGAATCTGGCTTCGAATGGAAGGGCAGTAGTGTTAAG ACGATTAAGTCAAAAGACGCGTGGAACACTCCTGAGAACTCTACCGATTTCCCCTACTGCGTTTTTGAGATAAAATGCGTGGATAAAATGAAGCAGTCATTCTTGTGTGAAATAACTGCGACCCACGAGAAGGACAGCACTAAAGTTGTGGTTGTTACACCGTTGGAGCAG aaaaatgaagtGCCTTTTGCTGGATAG
- the LOC131780529 gene encoding uncharacterized protein isoform X1, which yields MSEKVSKKNINIWEAKIVILFTFFFEIVIFLTFYGTSLLFIHGAVNGREIVTIIIILKVDHYVFFSSFFLHLVSEEETRFDKLWGSRFEEETRFGVPEAKNGDYKSAISAKGQPRRISGLYSVNRRQRGNSTHFRMEHSALNGSKSKWKMEVKFRPKGNDVAKWQNISVYYPGATTEIDHNFINLTIPWPEEEHEFAVFGTPEKEDKKRMQLGIFGENRAKGKNALFHAVFFDDTLMAFKNVCSKEESDGRHLLTTLGGLFVSISDEDIKIEVSGLESGFEWKGSSVKTIKSKDAWNTPENSTDFPYCVFEIKCVDKMKQSFLCEITATHEKDSTKVVVVTPLEQKNEVPFAG from the exons ATGTccgaaaaagtttcaaaaaagaatattaaCATTTGGGAGGCAAAGATTGTTATCCTTTTCacgtttttctttgaaattgtcaTATTTCTTACGTTTTACGGTACCAGTCTTCTGTTTATTCATGGAGCTGTAAATGGTAGAGAGATTGTcaccattattatcattttaaaagttGATCATTAcgtcttcttttcttctttcttccttcATCTAGTTTCAGAAGAAGAAACTCGGTTTG ACAAACTTTGGGGATCTCGGTTTG AAGAAGAAACTCGGTTTG GTGTTCCTGAGGCTAAAAATGGCGATTACAAGTCGGCAATCTCAGCTAAAGGACAGCCAAGGCGAATAAGCG GATTATACAGTGTAAATCGTAGGCAGAGGGGTAATTCAACCCATTTCCGAATGGAGCACAGTGCTCTAAATGGATCTAAAAGCAAGTGGAAAATGGAGGTGAAGTTTAGGCCGAAAGGTAATGATGTTGCCAAATGGCAAAATATATCGGTATATTACCCGGGTGCCACAACAGAAATAGACCATAACTTCATAAATTTAACCATTCCTTGGCCGGAAGAAGAACACGAATTTGCTGTATTCGGAACTCCagagaaagaagacaaaaagcGAATGCAACTGGGAATCTTTGGTGAAAACCGAGCAAAAGGAAAGAACGCCCTGTTTCACGCAGTTTTCTTTGACGACACTTTGATGGCATTTAAG AATGTGTGCAGTAAGGAAGAATCTGACGGTCGCCACTTGTTGACAACCCTAGGGGGACTTTTTGTGTCCATCAGTGATGAAGATATAAAGATTGAGGTCAGCGGTTTGGAATCTGGCTTCGAATGGAAGGGCAGTAGTGTTAAG ACGATTAAGTCAAAAGACGCGTGGAACACTCCTGAGAACTCTACCGATTTCCCCTACTGCGTTTTTGAGATAAAATGCGTGGATAAAATGAAGCAGTCATTCTTGTGTGAAATAACTGCGACCCACGAGAAGGACAGCACTAAAGTTGTGGTTGTTACACCGTTGGAGCAG aaaaatgaagtGCCTTTTGCTGGATAG
- the LOC131780529 gene encoding uncharacterized protein isoform X3: MSEKVSKKNINIWEAKIVILFTFFFEIVIFLTFYGTSLLFIHGAVNGREIVTIIIILKVDHYVFFSSFFLHLVSEEETRFDKLWGSRFGVPEAKNGDYKSAISAKGQPRRISGLYSVNRRQRGNSTHFRMEHSALNGSKSKWKMEVKFRPKGNDVAKWQNISVYYPGATTEIDHNFINLTIPWPEEEHEFAVFGTPEKEDKKRMQLGIFGENRAKGKNALFHAVFFDDTLMAFKNVCSKEESDGRHLLTTLGGLFVSISDEDIKIEVSGLESGFEWKGSSVKTIKSKDAWNTPENSTDFPYCVFEIKCVDKMKQSFLCEITATHEKDSTKVVVVTPLEQKNEVPFAG, translated from the exons ATGTccgaaaaagtttcaaaaaagaatattaaCATTTGGGAGGCAAAGATTGTTATCCTTTTCacgtttttctttgaaattgtcaTATTTCTTACGTTTTACGGTACCAGTCTTCTGTTTATTCATGGAGCTGTAAATGGTAGAGAGATTGTcaccattattatcattttaaaagttGATCATTAcgtcttcttttcttctttcttccttcATCTAGTTTCAGAAGAAGAAACTCGGTTTG ACAAACTTTGGGGATCTCGGTTTG GTGTTCCTGAGGCTAAAAATGGCGATTACAAGTCGGCAATCTCAGCTAAAGGACAGCCAAGGCGAATAAGCG GATTATACAGTGTAAATCGTAGGCAGAGGGGTAATTCAACCCATTTCCGAATGGAGCACAGTGCTCTAAATGGATCTAAAAGCAAGTGGAAAATGGAGGTGAAGTTTAGGCCGAAAGGTAATGATGTTGCCAAATGGCAAAATATATCGGTATATTACCCGGGTGCCACAACAGAAATAGACCATAACTTCATAAATTTAACCATTCCTTGGCCGGAAGAAGAACACGAATTTGCTGTATTCGGAACTCCagagaaagaagacaaaaagcGAATGCAACTGGGAATCTTTGGTGAAAACCGAGCAAAAGGAAAGAACGCCCTGTTTCACGCAGTTTTCTTTGACGACACTTTGATGGCATTTAAG AATGTGTGCAGTAAGGAAGAATCTGACGGTCGCCACTTGTTGACAACCCTAGGGGGACTTTTTGTGTCCATCAGTGATGAAGATATAAAGATTGAGGTCAGCGGTTTGGAATCTGGCTTCGAATGGAAGGGCAGTAGTGTTAAG ACGATTAAGTCAAAAGACGCGTGGAACACTCCTGAGAACTCTACCGATTTCCCCTACTGCGTTTTTGAGATAAAATGCGTGGATAAAATGAAGCAGTCATTCTTGTGTGAAATAACTGCGACCCACGAGAAGGACAGCACTAAAGTTGTGGTTGTTACACCGTTGGAGCAG aaaaatgaagtGCCTTTTGCTGGATAG